In one Limosilactobacillus oris genomic region, the following are encoded:
- a CDS encoding ArsR/SmtB family transcription factor, producing MDTSDNLINEAAKIYKVLSNPTRIKILYFLRYQEIDIQVNDIVTQLKIAQPVISKQLGILRRYQLVRNRKEGNKVFYILDDPHVVEMVDDMLNHVKHEIKGLPHPKNLY from the coding sequence ATGGATACTTCAGACAATCTAATCAATGAAGCGGCTAAGATATACAAGGTACTAAGTAATCCCACTCGGATAAAAATTCTATATTTCCTGCGCTATCAGGAAATTGATATTCAAGTTAATGATATTGTCACACAACTCAAAATCGCCCAGCCGGTAATCTCAAAACAGCTGGGAATCCTGCGGCGTTATCAACTAGTGCGTAACCGTAAAGAAGGTAATAAGGTCTTTTATATTCTTGATGACCCGCACGTAGTCGAAATGGTTGATGACATGCTTAACCACGTCAAGCACGAAATCAAGGGGTTGCCTCACCCGAAAAATTTATATTAG
- a CDS encoding FAD-binding oxidoreductase: METQFSAFDQADIINFLKTVVKDGQVKNDPTTLQSQSYSSKLAGDHQPAIAYVEAKSIADVQGTLKTARKFHLPVVTQNRFTSTVIGADAVNGGIILSTAAMDKILSLNVEDGYAVVEPGVINGELDKEARKHGLFYAPDPASKPFSGIGGNIGTNAGGLSGVRYGSTRDNVLGLKVVLADGRVLDLGGKTSKQAFGYNLTQLFIGSEGTLGVIVEATVKLMPLPLGKSLMGMAFFKDMPTLAKATTDLRMAGLYPSMLEAMDSNTLQAIDQFKQTTYSQAAGAALIFKIDMINDLTVPTVEKILTRYQASNVKMTSDEDEQAAIIELRQAMLLAIFTGRNAVMEDMAVPTSKLAELVAYIQQVSEETGIQIFTAGHAGDGNIHPTLTWSQDIKETPEGVTLALRKLFNKALELGGTISGEHSVGMLKNQWNNVELGADVDYLQHQVKALFDPMNLLNPKRKIN; the protein is encoded by the coding sequence ATGGAAACTCAATTTTCAGCTTTTGATCAAGCAGATATTATTAACTTTCTAAAGACAGTGGTTAAAGATGGCCAAGTAAAAAATGATCCGACAACCTTACAAAGTCAGTCATATAGTAGTAAGTTGGCCGGGGACCATCAACCGGCAATCGCTTATGTGGAAGCAAAGAGTATCGCTGATGTCCAGGGCACGTTAAAGACTGCCCGTAAATTCCACCTCCCAGTAGTTACTCAAAACCGCTTTACTTCAACGGTCATTGGTGCGGATGCGGTCAATGGTGGCATCATCTTATCGACGGCTGCCATGGATAAAATTTTAAGCCTTAACGTTGAGGACGGCTACGCTGTGGTTGAACCCGGGGTGATCAACGGTGAATTAGATAAGGAAGCCCGGAAACATGGGCTTTTCTACGCACCGGACCCAGCCTCAAAACCATTTTCCGGAATTGGCGGTAATATCGGGACTAATGCCGGTGGGTTAAGTGGCGTTCGTTATGGTTCCACCCGTGACAATGTCCTTGGCTTAAAAGTCGTCCTGGCTGATGGCCGGGTCCTTGACCTCGGTGGCAAAACCAGTAAGCAGGCCTTTGGCTATAACCTTACGCAATTATTTATTGGCTCTGAAGGGACCCTCGGTGTGATTGTGGAAGCCACGGTGAAATTAATGCCGTTACCATTAGGTAAATCATTAATGGGGATGGCCTTTTTCAAGGATATGCCAACCTTAGCCAAAGCAACTACTGACTTACGGATGGCGGGCCTATACCCATCAATGTTGGAAGCAATGGACAGCAATACTTTGCAGGCGATTGATCAGTTTAAACAAACGACTTATTCGCAAGCTGCTGGGGCGGCGCTGATTTTTAAAATTGATATGATTAATGATCTGACAGTGCCTACGGTCGAAAAGATTCTGACGCGTTACCAGGCAAGCAACGTGAAAATGACAAGTGACGAAGATGAACAGGCCGCGATTATTGAACTGCGGCAAGCAATGCTGCTAGCCATCTTCACTGGTCGAAATGCCGTGATGGAAGACATGGCCGTCCCAACTTCTAAATTAGCGGAGCTGGTTGCCTATATCCAACAAGTTAGTGAAGAAACGGGTATCCAGATTTTCACTGCTGGGCATGCGGGAGACGGTAATATTCACCCAACATTAACTTGGAGTCAGGATATTAAGGAAACTCCGGAAGGGGTAACCCTAGCACTTAGAAAGCTCTTTAATAAGGCCTTAGAACTAGGGGGGACAATTTCTGGGGAACATTCAGTCGGAATGCTCAAAAACCAATGGAATAATGTCGAACTGGGTGCCGATGTTGACTATCTCCAACACCAGGTAAAAGCCCTATTTGACCCGATGAATTTGCTTAATCCTAAGAGAAAAATCAACTAG
- a CDS encoding mucin-binding protein — translation MPLNDSQIATIIANIKAVNSGLTDSQIHVEADGSTTITVDGQVTSLTPFQTVGYEPTDMLPTVVPTVPGYHVLLEVEQDSTPHGHEIIRIVSNYVPGYRPDPNLDTSIVVNVYYEPDPQKINIKYVDDDEDGKQVGELVPVNGLTNHKVSLTYTIPDHYEYVSGKQDSYTFKAADNQDVIVHLKHRRSEVSDQQVRTETIHYVYSDGSKAQADHVETVTLTRTGSKDEVTGEITWGPWSTATFPAVTSPVIAEYTPDQAQIESLPADGNSTDIEKTVTYTKNQVAVPKGTNGNQGSTATSTKSTSQTNGKLSQNKNSSATAQLPQTGAQNDRSLIALGTLALLTSFGLAGLKRKN, via the coding sequence ATGCCATTGAATGACAGCCAAATTGCCACAATCATCGCTAACATCAAAGCGGTCAATTCTGGGTTAACTGACAGCCAAATTCATGTTGAAGCTGATGGGAGCACGACGATTACCGTTGATGGTCAAGTCACTTCGCTAACTCCTTTTCAAACGGTTGGCTATGAGCCAACTGATATGCTGCCAACTGTAGTGCCAACAGTTCCTGGTTATCATGTTTTGCTTGAAGTGGAACAGGATTCTACTCCTCATGGGCATGAAATAATACGGATTGTTTCAAACTACGTTCCTGGTTATCGCCCGGATCCAAACCTGGATACTTCAATTGTGGTCAATGTTTACTACGAACCAGATCCGCAAAAGATTAATATTAAATACGTGGATGATGATGAAGATGGGAAGCAAGTAGGTGAATTAGTCCCAGTGAATGGGCTGACTAATCACAAGGTAAGTCTGACATACACGATTCCAGATCACTACGAGTATGTCAGCGGGAAGCAGGATTCGTACACTTTTAAGGCCGCTGATAACCAGGATGTCATCGTGCACTTAAAGCACAGGCGGTCAGAAGTGAGCGACCAACAAGTGCGGACAGAGACGATTCATTATGTTTACAGCGATGGGAGCAAGGCACAGGCTGATCACGTTGAAACCGTCACGCTCACACGGACTGGTTCAAAAGATGAGGTCACGGGAGAAATTACCTGGGGTCCTTGGTCCACTGCGACCTTCCCAGCAGTCACTAGCCCGGTGATTGCTGAGTACACGCCTGACCAAGCTCAAATAGAATCTCTGCCGGCTGACGGTAATAGTACTGATATTGAAAAGACGGTTACCTACACTAAGAACCAGGTTGCTGTTCCTAAAGGGACAAATGGCAATCAAGGCTCGACTGCCACTTCAACGAAGTCGACCAGCCAGACTAACGGCAAGCTAAGCCAGAATAAGAATTCATCAGCAACTGCTCAATTGCCGCAAACCGGAGCCCAGAATGACCGTTCGCTAATTGCTTTAGGTACGTTAGCGCTATTAACTTCCTTTGGTTTGGCCGGGTTGAAGCGGAAAAATTAG
- a CDS encoding cadmium resistance transporter, which produces MNWLVFAITFIGVNLDFFFILLFLLKKYKVRDVILGYVTGVLILVAASFFLGKILAIFMPEWLLGILGFLPIWMAIHDNDEEANQTEKASPILTVLITYLAVCAGCNLSILLPILIGVSLIHFGEVLLFVIVFTTIIVLLLKGIGEIPIVNNFMSKYSEISTKIVYIGVGLYVVWDSGLISHLIGLL; this is translated from the coding sequence ATGAATTGGCTTGTTTTTGCAATTACTTTTATTGGGGTCAACCTTGACTTCTTTTTTATTCTCTTATTCTTGCTAAAAAAATACAAAGTACGTGATGTTATTTTAGGCTATGTCACTGGGGTGCTGATCTTAGTAGCGGCTAGCTTCTTTCTTGGAAAAATCCTGGCAATTTTTATGCCAGAGTGGCTCCTAGGAATCTTAGGTTTCCTCCCAATTTGGATGGCAATCCATGATAATGATGAGGAGGCCAACCAAACAGAGAAGGCATCACCAATCTTAACTGTCTTGATTACTTACCTAGCCGTTTGTGCTGGGTGCAATTTGTCAATTTTATTACCAATTTTGATTGGTGTAAGTCTCATCCACTTTGGTGAAGTCCTGCTATTTGTAATTGTCTTTACCACTATTATTGTCCTCCTCCTTAAAGGAATTGGTGAGATTCCAATCGTAAATAACTTTATGTCTAAATATAGTGAAATTTCAACTAAGATTGTTTATATTGGAGTGGGGCTCTATGTCGTTTGGGATAGCGGCCTAATCTCCCACCTAATTGGGTTATTATAA